A single genomic interval of Halalkalibaculum roseum harbors:
- a CDS encoding phosphoribosylaminoimidazolesuccinocarboxamide synthase → MSSKTVHTDSALRNCILKTTAPAFGEPYRGKVREVYELDEETLGIVVTDRISAFDHIMKQAIPYKGQILNNLAAFSFDKVDDLVNTHIIDVPHPNVTIAKKCDPVPVEVVIRACLTGHAWRVYKSGKRELCGVKLPDGMVENEHFEEPILTPATKAKEGHDEDISEKEILDRGIVDEKIWAEIREKAFKVFERGRKVASEQGLILVDTKYEFGLYNGEVTLIDEVHTADSSRYFYSDGYEERLAKGEKQKQLSKEFLREWLMDHDFQGLEGQTLPDLPDEFRWEVFDRYAELFKELTGKQFEPTSTENFVKELPLIFEAYTL, encoded by the coding sequence TTGAGTTCAAAAACCGTACACACCGACTCCGCCCTTCGAAACTGCATTTTAAAAACCACAGCACCGGCCTTTGGTGAACCGTATCGCGGCAAAGTGCGTGAAGTGTATGAACTTGATGAGGAAACACTTGGGATTGTTGTCACAGATCGTATATCCGCATTTGATCATATTATGAAACAGGCCATCCCCTACAAAGGACAAATACTTAACAACCTGGCGGCTTTCTCATTTGACAAGGTTGATGATCTCGTTAATACCCACATCATTGATGTCCCCCATCCCAATGTGACCATTGCTAAAAAGTGTGACCCGGTACCGGTTGAAGTGGTAATTCGGGCTTGCCTTACCGGACATGCATGGCGTGTCTACAAATCCGGTAAAAGAGAGCTATGTGGGGTTAAACTACCGGACGGTATGGTAGAAAATGAACATTTTGAGGAGCCAATCCTGACCCCCGCCACAAAAGCCAAAGAGGGACATGATGAAGATATCTCCGAGAAAGAGATTCTGGACCGCGGAATTGTAGATGAGAAAATTTGGGCCGAGATAAGGGAGAAAGCTTTCAAGGTTTTTGAGCGAGGTAGAAAAGTGGCCAGTGAACAGGGTTTGATACTGGTCGATACTAAGTACGAGTTCGGTCTCTACAATGGAGAAGTCACTCTGATTGATGAAGTACATACCGCCGACTCCTCCCGTTATTTTTATTCGGATGGATATGAAGAGCGATTGGCAAAAGGAGAAAAGCAAAAACAGCTTTCAAAGGAGTTCCTGCGTGAGTGGCTCATGGATCACGATTTTCAGGGTCTTGAGGGGCAAACGCTACCCGATCTGCCTGATGAATTTCGCTGGGAGGTGTTTGACCGGTACGCTGAACTCTTTAAAGAACTGACCGGCAAGCAATTTGAACCCACCTCAACGGAAAACTTCGTCAAAGAACTTCCGCTCATCTTCGAAGCCTACACCCTATAA
- a CDS encoding phytoene/squalene synthase family protein — protein sequence MNDILRIPYDLLRPLYKRTSFHKSVVEEVGDERLKKAYMQCRSITREHAKTFYMATRFLPNKKQRGIFAIYSLCRYIDDLVDEAEDLVSKRELDYDGIHRKLDRWKKKLDDTYKGKLHDNPILIAFSDVLRSYNIPIQLPFELMEGVCMDLYKNRYETFDEVYDYSYKVASIVGLMTSEVFGYQSKEALDYAVDLGIAMQLTNILRDVGEDLQKNRIYIPQEDLDRFGIIENDLFQHKRDNAFRDLMKFQIQRTRDYYRRSDKGIPLLSKDSRLPVYLARHNYSRILNKIEANDYNVFEHRAYLNSTEKISIIPRIMYHMKFGSS from the coding sequence ATGAATGACATCCTTCGCATACCGTATGATCTGCTGCGTCCGCTGTATAAGCGGACCTCCTTCCACAAATCCGTTGTGGAAGAGGTAGGAGATGAACGCCTCAAAAAGGCTTATATGCAGTGTCGTTCTATCACAAGAGAACACGCCAAGACCTTCTATATGGCGACCCGCTTCCTGCCTAATAAAAAGCAGCGGGGCATATTTGCAATCTATTCACTGTGCCGTTATATCGATGATCTTGTTGATGAAGCTGAAGATCTTGTTTCAAAGCGAGAGTTGGACTATGACGGTATTCACCGAAAGCTGGACAGGTGGAAGAAGAAGCTGGATGATACGTACAAAGGCAAGTTACATGACAATCCCATATTAATTGCCTTCTCTGATGTGCTTCGAAGTTATAACATACCCATTCAATTGCCTTTTGAGCTTATGGAAGGTGTGTGCATGGACCTCTATAAAAATAGATATGAAACCTTTGATGAGGTCTATGATTATTCATATAAAGTTGCATCAATTGTCGGACTGATGACCAGCGAAGTGTTCGGATACCAATCTAAAGAGGCGCTAGATTATGCGGTCGATCTTGGCATTGCCATGCAACTCACAAATATTTTGCGGGATGTAGGAGAAGATCTTCAAAAGAATCGTATCTACATACCTCAAGAAGATCTTGATCGCTTCGGTATCATAGAAAATGATCTGTTTCAGCACAAACGGGATAACGCATTCCGAGATCTGATGAAGTTTCAGATCCAGCGGACCAGGGACTACTACAGGCGTTCTGACAAGGGAATACCACTATTGAGCAAAGACAGTCGATTGCCTGTGTATCTGGCGAGGCACAATTATAGTCGCATACTAAATAAAATTGAAGCCAACGACTATAATGTCTTTGAACACCGAGCCTATCTAAATTCTACGGAGAAGATTTCCATTATACCGCGCATCATGTACCACATGAAATTTGGCTCTTCTTAA
- a CDS encoding tRNA-queuosine alpha-mannosyltransferase domain-containing protein — translation MNILAVEPYYSGSHKAFIKGLKEHSRHTIIPINLSYKGWKWRMHGDSVALAGMAKDVEEEIDLLFVSSMTNLPAFLGLTNPRYAKVPKIMYMHENQFTQPVPEGEERDMTYCYINYLSALTADKLIFSSEFHRDDFLKALPPFLENHPDDKHYYTIDKIAEKSLVLYPGLDLKRFDAQPDTRASNEHPVIVWNQRWQFDRNPAMFFRVLNRLNDIDLKFDLILAGDTQHEKPEEFEKAWQRYGRHITHFGYVENKENYSKLLHSGDIVVSTATYEFFCVAIMEAIYCGCHPLVPNRLHYPELIPKSLHKPLLHAPVLYDTEDDLFHYLKDLLTGETKALPKSSLQKINKHLDWENRIEKYDEMFEDFMGIDIKPAL, via the coding sequence ATGAACATTCTTGCGGTTGAGCCTTATTATAGCGGTTCTCATAAGGCCTTTATAAAGGGGCTCAAGGAACATTCGCGGCATACTATCATTCCGATCAACCTGAGTTATAAGGGATGGAAATGGCGTATGCATGGGGACTCCGTAGCGTTGGCAGGCATGGCCAAGGATGTGGAAGAAGAGATTGATTTGTTGTTCGTGAGCAGCATGACGAACCTGCCGGCGTTTCTGGGACTTACCAATCCCCGGTATGCCAAGGTTCCCAAGATCATGTACATGCACGAGAACCAGTTTACGCAGCCCGTGCCGGAAGGTGAGGAGCGGGATATGACCTATTGCTATATCAACTATTTAAGTGCATTGACGGCAGATAAGCTGATTTTTTCTTCCGAGTTTCACCGGGATGACTTTTTAAAAGCACTTCCGCCATTCCTGGAGAATCATCCTGATGATAAACACTATTACACTATCGACAAGATAGCTGAGAAGAGCCTGGTGCTCTATCCCGGACTGGATCTCAAACGTTTTGATGCCCAACCCGATACCCGCGCTTCAAATGAACACCCGGTCATTGTGTGGAACCAGCGCTGGCAATTTGACCGGAACCCGGCCATGTTCTTCCGAGTGCTAAATAGGCTAAATGATATCGACCTAAAATTCGACCTGATCCTTGCGGGTGATACACAGCATGAGAAACCTGAGGAGTTTGAAAAAGCCTGGCAGCGTTACGGGAGGCATATCACCCATTTCGGATATGTCGAGAACAAAGAAAACTACAGCAAGTTGCTTCACAGCGGTGATATTGTGGTTTCTACAGCAACCTACGAATTTTTCTGCGTTGCCATTATGGAAGCTATATACTGTGGATGTCATCCTTTGGTACCTAACCGACTGCACTACCCGGAGCTCATCCCCAAAAGCCTGCATAAGCCCTTACTGCATGCCCCGGTATTGTATGATACGGAAGATGACCTGTTTCATTATCTCAAGGATTTGCTGACCGGTGAGACGAAGGCACTTCCCAAGAGTTCGCTACAAAAGATAAATAAGCACCTGGATTGGGAAAATAGAATTGAGAAGTATGATGAGATGTTTGAGGATTTTATGGGAATCGATATTAAGCCCGCACTTTAA
- a CDS encoding esterase family protein — translation MNKTIKKWRSPSLGKDMSLAIYGESGTPILSFPTRGKGCEQWEEQSMTQAISKQLENGYNQLFCIDSVDDESFLNTDIDPAKRITRHIQYESFIIDEVVPYIKSNNHIDYLIVTGVDLGGYHAVNLALKYPKQFGKAIGISGVYDVKHFLDEFYNEDIYYNNPADYLPNLNKQSLLSEIRKIDFRLVSFANDQRRDQAEQMSNILRMKFIEHELDIWDIDESEEWELWKQMLKTHII, via the coding sequence ATGAATAAAACAATCAAGAAATGGAGGAGTCCAAGCCTGGGTAAAGATATGAGCCTGGCTATTTACGGAGAGAGCGGGACCCCCATTCTGTCATTTCCAACAAGAGGCAAGGGCTGCGAACAGTGGGAAGAACAGAGTATGACGCAAGCCATTTCAAAACAACTGGAAAATGGGTACAATCAGCTTTTTTGCATCGATTCGGTTGACGATGAGAGCTTTTTGAATACTGATATTGATCCCGCTAAGCGAATCACCAGGCATATCCAATACGAATCATTCATCATAGATGAAGTTGTACCTTATATTAAGAGTAATAATCACATTGATTATCTCATAGTAACGGGTGTTGATCTAGGCGGATATCATGCTGTAAACCTCGCGTTGAAGTATCCCAAGCAGTTTGGGAAAGCCATTGGCATCAGCGGAGTGTATGATGTGAAACACTTCTTGGACGAATTTTATAATGAAGATATTTACTACAATAATCCGGCTGACTATCTGCCAAACCTAAACAAGCAATCCCTGTTAAGTGAAATTAGGAAGATAGATTTTAGACTTGTCAGTTTCGCCAACGACCAGCGAAGGGATCAGGCAGAACAGATGTCCAATATTCTTCGCATGAAGTTTATCGAACATGAGCTCGATATTTGGGATATTGACGAAAGTGAAGAGTGGGAACTCTGGAAACAAATGCTAAAGACTCATATAATTTAA
- the accC gene encoding acetyl-CoA carboxylase biotin carboxylase subunit, which produces MPEIKKILVANRGEIALRVIRSCIEAGKETVAVYSEPDAEAPYVLMADESVGIGPAASSESYLVFDKIIDAAKSTGADAIHPGYGFLSENADFAERCKEEGINFIGPEPYAIRKMGDKTEARELMSKANVPFPPGTKKELESIEDAEKIAEEIGYPVLVKAAAGGGGKGMRIIDNKDEFRSGIKAAKSEARNSFGDDRVYIEKYLVEPRHVEFQIIADTHGNVLHLFDRECSIQRRHQKVIEEAPCTILTDELRAEMAEAAISAAKACDYVGAGTIEFLVDRDRNFYFLEMNTRLQVEHPVTELITGQDLVALQILVAEGEKLPFTQDDLSMNGHAIECRIYAEDPRDNFLPSTGTLSKHRIPSGNGVRVDSGVEEGQPVTINYDPMISKLCTYGKNREQAIQRMIRALSEYEIAGCRTTIPFCDYVMKHEAFRTGEYDTHFVKDHFKPEDLDVLADVDDGYRRLAAVLLKEQGEKEDNPQQAVSSNGSFHNSDWWMNRR; this is translated from the coding sequence ATGCCCGAAATTAAAAAGATACTGGTTGCCAATCGCGGGGAAATAGCCCTTCGTGTGATACGCAGCTGCATTGAAGCCGGCAAAGAAACCGTCGCCGTTTATTCCGAACCGGATGCGGAAGCTCCTTATGTACTGATGGCCGATGAATCGGTTGGTATCGGTCCGGCGGCATCCTCTGAGAGTTACCTAGTGTTTGACAAGATTATTGATGCGGCTAAGTCAACAGGTGCTGATGCCATCCACCCCGGTTATGGGTTTTTGAGTGAAAATGCTGACTTTGCTGAACGCTGCAAGGAAGAAGGTATTAACTTCATTGGTCCGGAACCTTATGCCATACGTAAGATGGGTGACAAGACCGAAGCCCGTGAGTTGATGAGCAAGGCGAATGTGCCTTTTCCTCCCGGTACCAAAAAGGAGCTGGAGAGTATAGAAGATGCTGAAAAGATCGCCGAAGAAATAGGTTATCCCGTACTGGTGAAAGCGGCTGCCGGTGGTGGCGGAAAGGGCATGCGGATTATTGACAATAAAGATGAATTCCGTTCCGGTATAAAAGCCGCCAAATCGGAGGCTCGTAATTCTTTCGGAGATGACAGGGTATATATCGAAAAATACCTTGTTGAACCCCGCCATGTGGAATTTCAGATCATAGCCGATACACATGGTAATGTTCTGCATCTCTTTGACAGAGAGTGCTCCATACAAAGGCGCCATCAAAAGGTAATCGAGGAGGCGCCTTGTACGATACTTACCGATGAGCTGAGAGCTGAAATGGCAGAAGCAGCTATTTCCGCAGCTAAAGCTTGTGACTACGTAGGAGCCGGTACCATTGAGTTTCTCGTTGACAGAGACAGGAATTTTTATTTCCTGGAGATGAACACCCGTCTTCAGGTTGAGCACCCGGTCACTGAGCTAATCACAGGTCAGGATCTCGTCGCCCTGCAGATTCTGGTCGCTGAAGGGGAGAAACTGCCTTTTACCCAAGATGATCTCAGCATGAATGGACACGCTATTGAATGCCGTATCTATGCGGAAGATCCCAGGGACAATTTCCTTCCCAGTACCGGAACCCTGAGTAAACACAGAATACCATCCGGAAATGGGGTAAGGGTTGATTCAGGGGTAGAAGAGGGGCAGCCTGTTACAATTAACTATGACCCGATGATTTCAAAACTATGCACCTATGGAAAGAATAGGGAGCAGGCCATACAACGTATGATAAGAGCTCTTTCGGAATACGAAATTGCCGGATGCCGAACAACTATTCCTTTTTGTGATTACGTGATGAAACATGAGGCTTTCAGAACTGGTGAATATGATACACATTTCGTAAAGGACCATTTTAAACCTGAAGACCTGGATGTCTTAGCTGATGTAGATGATGGCTACAGGCGCCTGGCCGCAGTCCTGCTTAAAGAACAAGGTGAAAAGGAGGATAACCCTCAACAAGCCGTTTCTTCAAACGGTTCTTTTCATAATTCAGACTGGTGGATGAATCGCCGGTAA
- the icd gene encoding NADP-dependent isocitrate dehydrogenase: protein MSYDKITPPDSGTKIEKMSDGSLKVADNPIIPFIEGDGIGMDITPTMRHVLDSAVEKAYDGKKQIEWFEIYAGEKAVKFYGEDHWLPEDTLKAIEEYKVAIKGPLTTPVGGGIRSLNVAIRQKMDLYACVRPVRYFEGTPSPVKQPELTDMVIFRENTEDIYAGIEYQTGTPENKKLKDFLIDEMGVTNIRFPESSSLGIKPVSEEGSKRLIRSAINYAIEQDRDSVTLVHKGNIMKFTEGSFKNWGYELAKEEFDAEVIGEGPWCKLPNGIVIKDVIADAFLQQILTRPDEYDVIATLNLNGDYVSDALAACVGGIGIAPGANINYETGLAVFEATHGTAPKYTGQDKVNPGSLILSGVIMLRYMGWNEAANLIEKGIEASISKKRVTYDFERLMEGATLLKCSEFGEEIVKNM from the coding sequence ATGAGCTACGATAAAATTACACCTCCTGATTCCGGAACTAAAATTGAGAAAATGTCCGATGGCTCTCTGAAAGTGGCCGACAACCCGATCATCCCATTTATTGAAGGCGACGGCATCGGCATGGACATTACACCTACCATGCGACACGTTCTCGATAGTGCCGTTGAAAAAGCATATGACGGCAAGAAACAGATTGAATGGTTCGAAATATATGCCGGTGAAAAAGCAGTAAAGTTTTATGGTGAAGACCACTGGCTCCCGGAAGATACTCTGAAGGCTATAGAAGAATATAAAGTAGCCATTAAAGGACCCCTGACAACACCGGTAGGTGGCGGAATCCGGTCACTGAATGTAGCTATTCGTCAGAAAATGGACCTCTATGCCTGTGTACGTCCGGTTCGCTATTTCGAGGGCACACCCAGTCCTGTGAAGCAACCCGAACTCACAGATATGGTCATCTTCAGGGAAAACACTGAAGATATCTATGCCGGTATTGAGTATCAGACCGGTACGCCGGAAAACAAAAAATTGAAAGACTTCCTGATTGATGAGATGGGAGTCACCAATATCCGTTTCCCTGAAAGTTCTTCACTGGGCATTAAGCCGGTCTCGGAAGAAGGCTCCAAGCGTTTGATCCGTTCGGCAATTAACTATGCCATCGAGCAGGATCGTGATAGCGTAACACTGGTTCACAAAGGCAACATCATGAAGTTTACCGAAGGCAGTTTCAAAAACTGGGGATACGAACTGGCCAAAGAAGAATTTGATGCTGAAGTAATTGGCGAAGGCCCATGGTGTAAACTGCCTAATGGCATAGTCATCAAGGACGTCATTGCCGATGCCTTCCTGCAGCAAATCCTCACCCGTCCCGATGAGTATGATGTTATTGCTACCCTCAACCTAAACGGTGATTATGTATCCGATGCCCTGGCAGCATGTGTTGGCGGTATTGGAATCGCCCCGGGTGCAAACATCAACTATGAAACAGGACTGGCAGTTTTTGAGGCAACCCATGGTACCGCCCCGAAGTACACCGGTCAGGACAAAGTCAATCCGGGTTCTTTGATACTTTCGGGTGTCATTATGCTACGTTATATGGGCTGGAATGAAGCAGCAAATCTCATTGAGAAAGGAATAGAAGCCTCCATCAGCAAGAAGCGTGTAACCTACGACTTCGAACGCTTAATGGAGGGCGCTACCCTGCTGAAATGCTCAGAATTCGGCGAGGAAATCGTCAAGAATATGTAA
- the recO gene encoding DNA repair protein RecO has translation MIVHTSAIVFKAIDYQESSKIVTLFTEEHGKIAVIVKGAKKPKNKFSGLMETGRLLDVIYYHKSSRSVQILTEASLMENLLKLRMDFEKMATATSAIELFNQLLHENEINKPFFNFAKNFLIWLDETDQPPRKIFPYVQIRLTQLMGLGLRLELAKEQIDRPYYLDMESGFISENSGTGSNTFKLTQNQVLYVSLTLKGKGSKVFGIEFKKSELRELIRLLDRYLKYHVEGLRDRKSDAIFEQILQD, from the coding sequence ATGATTGTCCACACTTCCGCCATTGTATTCAAAGCTATCGATTACCAGGAATCGAGCAAGATTGTTACGCTTTTTACAGAGGAACACGGAAAAATCGCTGTAATTGTTAAGGGAGCCAAAAAACCGAAAAACAAGTTTTCCGGACTGATGGAAACGGGTAGGCTGCTGGATGTTATTTACTATCACAAAAGCTCGCGATCGGTACAGATTCTGACTGAAGCAAGCCTGATGGAAAACCTGCTTAAATTACGTATGGATTTTGAAAAGATGGCCACCGCCACATCGGCCATCGAATTGTTTAATCAACTGCTTCATGAAAATGAAATCAACAAGCCATTTTTCAATTTTGCGAAGAACTTTTTGATATGGCTGGATGAAACAGATCAGCCGCCAAGAAAGATATTTCCCTATGTGCAAATTCGCTTAACCCAATTGATGGGATTAGGATTACGACTGGAACTTGCGAAAGAACAGATTGATAGACCCTATTATCTGGATATGGAATCCGGATTCATTTCTGAAAATAGCGGAACAGGTTCCAATACTTTTAAGTTGACACAAAATCAGGTTTTATACGTAAGCTTGACTTTAAAAGGAAAAGGTTCAAAAGTATTCGGTATTGAATTTAAGAAATCCGAATTGCGCGAACTGATAAGACTCTTAGATCGTTATCTCAAATATCACGTGGAAGGACTTAGAGATCGAAAGTCTGATGCGATATTTGAACAAATTTTACAGGACTGA
- a CDS encoding trypsin-like peptidase domain-containing protein, whose product MKKRDRYLTGILLILIGVLVGTILTMYQQGNWINDQAEVKFTEVKKSERPFYTDEELSNLDPRFLFKQVAEEITPTVVYIETEVSVGRRDMPDDGNHDGDLFDDFMGGRARTVGSGVLISKDGYILTNNHVIDGAVNGGIRVVLNDKRLFRARQVGSDPTTDLAVLKIDGENLPSIIIGNSDNVDVGEWVLAIGNPFRLRSTVTAGIVSALSRQVQVIDNQMRIESFIQTDAAINRGNSGGALVNTSGELIGINTAIASQSGNYQGYGFAVPSNLASKVARDLIQYGEVRRALLGVTIESVDAFRADQLDMNRIQGVEITSLREGAAAYQSGLKIEDVILSVNGIEVNEANELQEKIAVLQPGEVVELEIWREGEVVTKSVKLQLMENEIAQNTTNQLSDPEYERYQDDDSGSGDREVRFFSFDLGFKVMEISSSDENEPTELIISEVERGSEAFMKGLKEGYTIKKVDDEKVEDLESLKDLVSQSLNRSNSIVLHIETNDGAKGFYQLNKN is encoded by the coding sequence ATGAAAAAACGTGACCGGTATTTAACAGGCATCCTGCTCATATTAATAGGTGTGTTGGTCGGTACCATATTAACTATGTACCAGCAGGGCAATTGGATAAACGATCAGGCAGAGGTAAAGTTTACCGAGGTAAAGAAGAGTGAACGGCCATTTTATACCGATGAGGAATTAAGCAATCTCGATCCAAGATTTCTTTTCAAACAGGTAGCAGAAGAAATTACACCTACTGTGGTTTATATCGAAACAGAAGTATCGGTTGGACGCAGGGATATGCCGGATGATGGCAATCACGACGGTGATTTATTCGATGACTTTATGGGGGGGAGGGCTCGAACGGTAGGTTCCGGTGTATTGATTTCAAAAGACGGATACATTCTTACCAATAATCATGTTATCGATGGTGCAGTTAATGGAGGTATACGAGTAGTCTTAAATGATAAACGTTTGTTCCGGGCAAGACAGGTCGGAAGCGATCCCACTACCGATTTGGCCGTTTTAAAAATTGATGGCGAAAATCTTCCATCGATAATTATCGGAAATTCCGATAATGTGGATGTCGGTGAATGGGTATTGGCTATTGGGAATCCATTCCGGCTGCGATCTACTGTCACTGCAGGTATTGTAAGTGCATTGAGTCGTCAGGTACAGGTTATTGATAATCAGATGCGCATAGAGAGCTTCATCCAAACAGATGCAGCCATTAATCGCGGAAACAGCGGCGGGGCTTTGGTGAATACCAGCGGGGAATTGATTGGTATCAATACAGCTATTGCTTCGCAGAGCGGAAATTACCAGGGGTATGGTTTTGCCGTTCCCTCGAACCTGGCAAGCAAAGTGGCGCGTGACCTGATTCAGTATGGAGAAGTTAGGCGTGCACTGCTTGGGGTTACTATCGAGAGTGTAGATGCCTTTAGAGCTGACCAGTTGGATATGAATAGAATACAGGGTGTAGAGATCACCAGTCTGAGAGAAGGAGCAGCTGCTTATCAAAGCGGGTTAAAGATCGAGGATGTCATTCTCAGTGTGAATGGCATTGAGGTAAATGAAGCAAACGAATTGCAAGAGAAGATAGCCGTTCTTCAGCCCGGAGAGGTTGTTGAATTGGAAATTTGGAGAGAAGGGGAAGTCGTCACGAAGTCGGTAAAGCTTCAACTTATGGAGAATGAAATAGCTCAGAATACTACAAATCAACTATCGGATCCGGAATACGAACGCTATCAGGATGACGATTCAGGATCTGGTGATCGTGAGGTACGTTTCTTCAGTTTCGATCTTGGATTCAAAGTGATGGAAATCTCTTCTTCTGATGAAAACGAACCGACTGAATTGATCATCTCCGAAGTGGAAAGAGGATCCGAAGCATTTATGAAGGGATTGAAAGAGGGTTACACCATAAAGAAAGTAGATGATGAGAAAGTTGAAGATCTGGAAAGTTTAAAAGATCTTGTCAGCCAAAGTTTGAACCGTTCCAATTCCATTGTACTACACATTGAAACTAATGACGGTGCAAAAGGCTTTTACCAACTTAACAAGAATTAA
- the mutL gene encoding DNA mismatch repair endonuclease MutL has product MSKDTDTSNSIIRQLPPEISNKIAAGEVIQRPSSVVKELIDNAIDAGADHIKIIIQNAGRTLIQVIDNGSGMGEEDIRPCFERHATSKIQDIDDLFRVRTLGFRGEAMASIASVSQVTLKTKRPEDEVGYIYEIWGGEEKKFEPAGVDDGTSIAIRNLFYNVPARRQFLKTDATEFRHILKTVQQAAIPNPDIGFELIADTDTIYDLPREQPIKDRIADMFGKSYKASLIKFEEQTSYVTVRGILIDPKLTKRSRGEQFLFVNDRPFQHRYLTHVVLSIYDTWTGENDYPFFAIFIDIDPMQVDVNVHPAKEEVKFEDERSIIKLTKSVVKKALNEQFLVPEVRHQEGEERSSGFGSDFSSDFNFGSSNKSSSSSPVKFPSRINFDRSHRGSGDDVARNLYQHDSEYQFKGEERSENRPERMTDRGFWQLHDRYILTQTRSGLCMIDQQAAHKRIIYEKALTATESSLPSTQQLLFAQTVDFSATEFSLLEELHPIIQRMGFNVQMMSGNTVMISGVPADIDIGDEQSVLKAMLHQYQELEGKLELDARHKLAIAFASKTAIPKGKKLTDMEMENLVDQLFACKEPYVDPMKKATIVYMPLDEIQARFR; this is encoded by the coding sequence TTGAGTAAGGATACGGATACCAGCAACTCAATTATACGTCAGCTTCCTCCCGAAATTTCCAATAAAATTGCCGCAGGTGAGGTTATTCAGCGGCCCAGTTCTGTCGTCAAGGAGCTGATCGACAATGCTATAGATGCCGGTGCGGATCATATTAAAATTATCATCCAAAATGCCGGGCGAACTCTTATTCAGGTTATTGATAATGGCTCCGGAATGGGTGAGGAAGATATCAGGCCCTGTTTTGAACGTCATGCCACTTCAAAAATACAGGATATCGATGATCTGTTCCGGGTAAGGACGTTGGGTTTTCGAGGAGAAGCGATGGCTTCCATAGCATCGGTATCTCAGGTTACCCTGAAGACCAAACGACCGGAAGATGAAGTAGGCTATATTTATGAGATCTGGGGCGGTGAGGAGAAGAAATTTGAACCCGCCGGAGTAGATGACGGTACATCCATTGCAATTAGAAACCTCTTCTACAATGTACCTGCACGGCGGCAGTTTCTGAAGACCGATGCCACCGAATTCCGACACATTTTAAAAACCGTGCAACAGGCTGCCATTCCCAATCCGGATATCGGCTTTGAACTCATTGCCGACACAGATACGATCTATGATCTGCCCAGAGAGCAGCCTATTAAAGACCGAATAGCTGATATGTTCGGCAAGAGCTATAAGGCCAGCCTCATCAAGTTTGAGGAGCAGACCAGCTATGTAACTGTTCGGGGTATTCTTATTGATCCGAAATTGACAAAACGAAGCAGGGGCGAGCAGTTTCTCTTCGTGAATGACCGACCTTTCCAGCACCGATATCTTACGCATGTTGTTTTAAGTATTTATGATACCTGGACCGGAGAAAATGATTACCCGTTTTTTGCCATCTTTATTGATATTGATCCAATGCAAGTGGATGTCAACGTACATCCTGCCAAGGAGGAAGTGAAATTTGAGGATGAACGCAGTATCATCAAACTAACCAAATCAGTTGTCAAAAAGGCACTTAACGAACAGTTCTTGGTTCCGGAGGTCAGGCACCAGGAAGGGGAAGAGCGCTCTTCGGGATTCGGTTCTGACTTTTCATCTGATTTTAATTTCGGATCCAGCAATAAGTCATCATCGAGCTCGCCTGTAAAATTTCCATCCCGAATTAATTTCGATCGTTCACACCGCGGATCCGGAGATGATGTTGCCAGGAATTTATATCAACACGATTCTGAGTATCAGTTTAAAGGAGAAGAACGTTCTGAGAACCGTCCGGAGCGAATGACCGACCGCGGATTCTGGCAGCTTCATGACCGGTATATACTCACGCAAACCCGATCCGGTCTCTGTATGATTGACCAGCAGGCAGCTCATAAGCGCATTATTTATGAGAAGGCTCTTACCGCAACCGAATCGAGTTTACCCAGCACTCAGCAGCTGCTTTTTGCTCAAACTGTCGATTTTTCTGCTACCGAATTTTCCCTGCTTGAAGAGCTACATCCGATTATTCAGCGCATGGGTTTTAATGTACAGATGATGAGCGGTAACACGGTCATGATCAGCGGGGTGCCGGCTGACATCGATATCGGAGACGAGCAGTCGGTTCTGAAAGCCATGCTGCATCAATACCAGGAACTTGAGGGCAAGTTGGAACTGGATGCACGGCATAAACTGGCCATAGCCTTTGCATCCAAAACCGCTATTCCCAAAGGTAAAAAACTCACCGACATGGAAATGGAAAACCTGGTAGACCAGCTGTTTGCATGCAAGGAACCCTATGTTGATCCCATGAAAAAAGCCACGATTGTCTATATGCCTTTAGATGAGATACAGGCAAGGTTTAGGTGA